A part of Caldicellulosiruptor owensensis OL genomic DNA contains:
- a CDS encoding CheR family methyltransferase, producing MQFDYEWFKKKIWEFVGINLSYYKEKQMKRRIESLMKKNGFDTFAAYYTALTKDQKLFNEFINYLTINVSEFYRNPQQWEILEKEIMPYILKRTKRPRIWSAACSTGEEPYSIVMLLTRFFPLSEIKILATDIDDDAIRKAKEGVYIKKSLEGLPQEFVRRFFKENGELYYISDEIKRCVEFRHHDLLKDPYPKDMDLIVCRNVLIYFTEEAKDMVYRNFNRSLVTNGILFVGSTEQIIMPQKYGLKPIKTFFYEKVMNI from the coding sequence ATGCAGTTTGATTATGAGTGGTTCAAGAAAAAAATCTGGGAGTTTGTGGGCATCAATCTTTCGTATTATAAGGAAAAACAGATGAAAAGAAGAATAGAGTCGCTCATGAAAAAAAACGGGTTTGATACTTTCGCGGCTTATTACACTGCTTTGACAAAGGATCAGAAACTTTTCAACGAATTTATAAATTATTTAACAATCAATGTCTCAGAGTTTTATAGAAACCCCCAACAATGGGAAATACTCGAAAAAGAAATAATGCCGTATATACTAAAGAGGACAAAAAGACCCAGAATATGGTCTGCTGCCTGTTCCACAGGTGAAGAACCGTATTCAATTGTAATGCTTTTGACCAGATTTTTTCCTTTGAGTGAAATAAAAATTTTAGCAACCGATATTGATGATGATGCTATAAGAAAAGCTAAGGAAGGAGTGTATATTAAAAAAAGTTTGGAAGGACTACCTCAAGAATTTGTAAGAAGGTTTTTTAAAGAAAATGGAGAATTATATTACATAAGTGATGAAATAAAAAGATGTGTTGAGTTCAGACATCATGACCTTTTAAAAGACCCATATCCAAAGGATATGGACCTGATTGTATGCCGCAATGTTTTGATATATTTTACTGAAGAGGCGAAGGATATGGTATACAGGAATTTCAACAGGTCCTTAGTTACAAATGGTATATTGTTTGTAGGCTCAACAGAACAGATAATAATGCCCCAGAAATATGGGTTAAAACCTATTAAGACCTTTTTCTATGAAAAGGTGATGAATATTTGA
- a CDS encoding MraY family glycosyltransferase encodes MIELVIKDALSFLVAFVLVTIITPYVQKKSIELGFVDKPNPRKIHSTPIPVTGGIALFLAFFISQFLIRGFSKEFLGFFIASCLILVIGLLDDWYKSQAKELSALPKFIVQILACSIVFFMGIQIEGITNPFTHKFISFPVWFQYIATVIWLFGVTTVINFIDGIDGLAAGITTISGTTLFFVALMNLSIISTARVSTYMAAALVGVSSAFLIFNRHPAKIFMGDSGATFLGFVLGTIAVEGTFKVATVVSLIVPILTLGLPIFDNLFVIFKRIKEGKPIYRADRSQVHFRLLEAGLNQKQTVLFLYLVSICFSLTSLIIMLLSRR; translated from the coding sequence ATGATTGAACTGGTAATAAAAGATGCACTTTCGTTTTTAGTAGCGTTTGTCCTTGTAACCATCATAACACCATATGTGCAGAAAAAATCTATTGAACTGGGTTTTGTAGACAAGCCCAACCCGCGAAAAATTCATTCAACACCTATACCGGTCACAGGTGGTATAGCTCTTTTCTTAGCTTTTTTCATATCCCAGTTTTTGATAAGAGGTTTTAGCAAGGAGTTCTTAGGGTTTTTTATTGCTTCATGTTTAATTTTGGTAATAGGTCTTTTAGATGACTGGTATAAGTCACAGGCGAAAGAACTGAGTGCACTGCCAAAATTCATTGTTCAAATTTTAGCATGTTCAATAGTATTCTTTATGGGAATACAGATTGAAGGGATCACAAATCCTTTTACTCATAAATTCATAAGCTTTCCTGTTTGGTTCCAGTATATAGCAACAGTTATTTGGCTTTTTGGAGTAACGACTGTTATAAACTTTATTGATGGAATAGATGGACTTGCTGCCGGTATTACAACAATTTCGGGGACAACCCTGTTTTTTGTTGCTCTGATGAACCTTAGCATAATCTCAACTGCAAGGGTTTCAACGTATATGGCAGCAGCTTTAGTAGGTGTGTCTTCTGCATTTTTGATATTCAACCGTCATCCTGCTAAAATTTTTATGGGCGACAGTGGTGCTACTTTTTTAGGGTTTGTACTTGGAACAATTGCTGTTGAAGGAACATTTAAGGTAGCAACAGTAGTATCGTTGATAGTGCCCATTTTAACTCTTGGGCTTCCTATTTTTGACAATCTTTTTGTTATATTCAAAAGAATCAAAGAGGGCAAGCCAATTTATCGAGCTGATAGAAGTCAGGTACATTTCAGACTTTTGGAAGCTGGCTTGAACCAAAAACAGACAGTTTTATTTTTATACCTTGTGAGCATTTGTTTTTCCTTGACATCGCTAATTATTATGCTTCTATCCAGAAGATAG
- a CDS encoding GerMN domain-containing protein — translation MRKRIIFFTVISLLIFLAGCSWENLSFTSQESTYANKSTQTEDSIKFEVVESDVYFSQQTKQSENLASIKTIFCDKNHNLVLTEVFSNKTLDIAKRGLELSIFSVSRQRTLRIFGLFCIFPDTVKINFLKMEKNFAVIDLNAEFYKQKYLDFYIRAITFYLTSFENIDKVYFYNEGKSYTNKAFERKKAGQVIIFVPQKVLSEIFLVPKWIDIPDKFKNIPMTFAQKSLINSLSYRFSKLNGLKLNNVNLKEKTLYIDLSKELLNLKGTAQVDIIISSICFTAREIDKELKYLKISIDGKEPYLDQYDLRDKIDMDQFKFNGLKIRL, via the coding sequence ATGAGAAAAAGAATTATTTTTTTTACTGTGATTTCTCTTTTAATTTTCTTAGCAGGCTGCAGCTGGGAAAATCTATCTTTCACTTCACAGGAAAGTACTTACGCTAACAAGAGCACTCAAACAGAGGATAGTATCAAATTTGAGGTTGTGGAAAGTGATGTTTATTTTTCTCAACAAACTAAACAAAGTGAGAATCTTGCAAGTATTAAAACTATTTTTTGTGATAAAAATCACAACCTGGTGTTGACAGAAGTTTTCTCAAACAAAACACTTGATATTGCAAAAAGAGGGCTTGAACTTTCCATTTTTTCTGTTTCTCGCCAGCGCACTCTCAGAATTTTTGGGCTTTTTTGTATTTTTCCTGATACTGTAAAAATAAACTTTTTAAAAATGGAAAAAAACTTTGCAGTTATTGATTTGAACGCAGAGTTTTATAAACAAAAGTATTTAGATTTTTATATCAGGGCAATAACTTTTTACTTAACATCTTTTGAAAATATAGATAAAGTATACTTTTACAATGAAGGGAAAAGCTATACAAACAAAGCCTTTGAGCGAAAAAAAGCGGGGCAGGTTATAATTTTTGTTCCTCAGAAAGTTTTATCAGAGATTTTTCTTGTCCCTAAGTGGATAGATATTCCAGATAAATTCAAAAATATTCCTATGACCTTTGCACAAAAAAGCCTAATAAATAGTCTTAGCTATAGATTTTCTAAGTTAAATGGGTTAAAATTGAATAATGTAAACTTAAAAGAAAAGACTTTGTATATAGACCTATCGAAAGAGCTTTTGAACCTGAAAGGGACTGCTCAGGTAGATATTATTATTTCTTCAATATGTTTTACTGCAAGGGAAATTGATAAAGAACTTAAATATTTAAAGATCTCAATAGACGGAAAAGAGCCTTATCTTGATCAGTATGATTTGAGAGATAAAATAGATATGGACCAATTTAAGTTTAACGGTTTAAAAATAAGACTGTGA
- the rph gene encoding ribonuclease PH codes for MRQDQRGYNELRPIKITRNFIKYAEGSCLIEMGNTKVIVTATIDDKVPPFKKGSGEGWITAEYSMLPRATQQRNVRDINKLRLSGRSHEIQRLIGRALRAGINFKALGERVIIIDCDVIQADGGTRTASITGGFIAMFDACKKLYDEKIIENFPITDFVAAVSVGICDGVEMLDLCFEEDSKAAVDMNLVMNDKGEFIEIQGTAEGAPFSWDQFQKLLELGKQGIQKIIEVQKEVLGQDCELVGSVPKDEETSRCDQE; via the coding sequence ATGAGACAAGATCAGAGAGGTTATAATGAACTTAGACCAATAAAAATAACACGAAACTTCATCAAATATGCTGAAGGTTCGTGCCTTATTGAAATGGGCAACACAAAGGTGATTGTCACAGCAACAATTGACGATAAGGTACCACCATTTAAAAAGGGAAGTGGGGAAGGATGGATAACAGCTGAATACTCCATGCTTCCGCGCGCAACCCAGCAGAGAAATGTAAGAGATATAAATAAACTGAGGCTCAGTGGAAGAAGTCACGAAATTCAAAGACTCATTGGCAGGGCACTCAGAGCAGGTATAAACTTTAAAGCGCTCGGAGAAAGGGTCATAATAATAGACTGTGATGTAATTCAAGCAGATGGCGGAACACGCACAGCGTCTATCACTGGCGGGTTTATTGCCATGTTTGATGCGTGCAAAAAACTTTACGATGAAAAGATAATTGAAAACTTTCCTATAACAGACTTTGTTGCGGCTGTATCTGTGGGAATTTGCGACGGTGTTGAGATGCTTGACCTTTGCTTTGAAGAAGATTCAAAAGCTGCAGTTGATATGAACCTTGTCATGAACGATAAAGGTGAGTTTATTGAGATACAAGGAACTGCTGAAGGAGCTCCTTTTTCATGGGATCAATTCCAGAAACTTTTGGAACTTGGCAAGCAGGGTATACAAAAGATAATAGAAGTACAAAAAGAAGTGTTAGGACAAGATTGCGAACTTGTTGGGAGTGTGCCAAAAGATGAGGAAACTTCTCGTTGCGACCAAGAATGA
- a CDS encoding XTP/dITP diphosphatase — MRKLLVATKNEGKAKEIKQLIGSYFDDVVTLNDFDSSVNIIEDGRTFEENALKKAKMIYTLYGQPTLADDSGLEVDALDGRPGVMSARYAGENATDEDRIKKLLNELKSVPEDKRGAQFVCVLVFIDQQGRIYQTKGICRGKIAFEPRGENGFGYDPVFVPDGFDRTFAELDSQIKNQISHRAKAFENLKKILGEIYNENTCD, encoded by the coding sequence ATGAGGAAACTTCTCGTTGCGACCAAGAATGAGGGAAAAGCAAAGGAAATAAAGCAGCTCATTGGAAGTTATTTTGACGACGTGGTTACACTCAACGATTTTGACAGCAGTGTAAACATAATAGAAGATGGTAGAACATTTGAAGAGAATGCTTTGAAAAAGGCAAAGATGATATATACCCTTTACGGGCAACCGACACTTGCTGATGATTCTGGTCTTGAAGTGGATGCTTTAGATGGAAGACCGGGTGTGATGTCTGCAAGGTATGCAGGAGAAAATGCAACAGACGAAGATAGAATAAAAAAGCTTTTGAATGAACTTAAAAGTGTACCAGAAGATAAAAGAGGTGCACAGTTTGTATGTGTTCTTGTGTTTATTGACCAGCAGGGTAGAATATATCAAACAAAGGGTATTTGTCGGGGCAAAATTGCCTTTGAGCCAAGAGGTGAAAATGGTTTTGGTTATGACCCTGTGTTTGTACCTGATGGATTTGACAGGACATTTGCAGAGCTGGATAGCCAAATCAAGAACCAGATATCTCACAGAGCAAAGGCTTTTGAAAACCTAAAAAAGATTTTGGGTGAGATTTACAATGAAAATACTTGTGATTAG
- a CDS encoding metallophosphoesterase: protein MKILVISDTHGIVYDAQNIIKKYEKSVEMCIHLGDLVKDAVYLQSRFPNLKFEIVRGNNDFTRDFPSEKIIEFGGKKILITHGHMYSVKSTYDLIVNHAKAFRVDACFFGHTHQQEEFYSDGILFLNPGSLAFSRDGSRSFAIAEVTPYGVVAYLEKV, encoded by the coding sequence ATGAAAATACTTGTGATTAGTGATACACACGGGATTGTATATGATGCACAGAATATCATAAAAAAATACGAAAAGAGTGTAGAGATGTGCATTCACCTTGGAGATTTGGTAAAAGATGCCGTTTATCTTCAAAGTAGGTTTCCCAATCTCAAGTTTGAAATTGTCAGGGGGAACAATGACTTTACAAGGGATTTTCCGTCTGAGAAGATAATTGAGTTTGGTGGCAAAAAGATCCTCATCACCCATGGTCATATGTACTCTGTGAAGTCTACATATGACCTTATTGTAAATCATGCAAAAGCATTTAGAGTGGATGCCTGTTTTTTTGGTCATACTCATCAGCAGGAAGAGTTTTATTCAGATGGTATCCTTTTTTTGAATCCCGGAAGTTTGGCTTTTTCGAGAGATGGTTCGAGGTCATTTGCAATAGCAGAAGTTACTCCTTACGGGGTTGTAGCATATTTGGAAAAGGTGTGA
- a CDS encoding GNAT family N-acetyltransferase codes for MIIAQGELVNIREVRWGDLKYLQKWANDPEVAYWARAETNISNVTIGEFRRWYYRRSSSSVKRFIIETKESKKPIGSISYRDYDSINKVIVLGIHIGEKNYWGKGFGTDAIKTFVKYLFDTLDINRIELDTFDENIRAIKAYQKCGFKIEGVLREARLIEGKFHDVIIMGMTRKDYLKIANKIQI; via the coding sequence TTGATAATAGCACAAGGTGAACTTGTTAATATCAGAGAGGTTAGATGGGGAGACTTAAAATATCTTCAAAAATGGGCAAATGATCCAGAAGTTGCATATTGGGCAAGGGCAGAGACAAATATTTCAAATGTTACAATAGGAGAGTTTAGAAGATGGTACTACAGGCGTTCCTCCTCTTCTGTTAAAAGGTTTATCATAGAAACAAAGGAATCAAAAAAGCCTATTGGTTCTATTTCCTATAGAGATTATGATTCTATCAACAAAGTGATAGTTCTTGGCATACATATTGGAGAAAAGAACTATTGGGGAAAAGGATTTGGCACCGATGCAATTAAAACATTTGTGAAATACCTTTTTGATACACTTGATATAAATAGAATAGAACTTGATACTTTCGATGAGAATATAAGGGCAATTAAAGCATATCAAAAGTGCGGTTTTAAAATTGAGGGCGTATTAAGAGAAGCAAGGCTTATTGAAGGAAAATTTCATGACGTGATTATTATGGGAATGACAAGAAAAGATTATTTAAAAATAGCAAACAAAATTCAAATATGA
- a CDS encoding rhamnulokinase: MKSINCIGADFGASNGRIFVGRFDGSVLELYEVHRFENNPVRLGKSLFWDFLYLFNNLKIGIYKAKKQFGTIESIGVDTWGVDYGLVDKYGNLISNPYHYRDLRTKSAIEEVGNIIPLNQLYNTTGIQFMNFNTIFQLYIDYKTRPEMMKNASSLLFIPDLFAYFLTGEKVNEYTIASTSQLLDAHKRTWSFEIIEKLGFEKDLFNDIIYPGNILGRLSKEIQEEFEIEAIPVIAVGSHDTASAVAAAPFSDGKQTVYLSCGTWSLMGVELDRPLINEKTFEKNFTNEGGVENKIRFLKNITGLWIIQQLKSAWSKKFEEVSYNLISELAQKSDVDYAIDPDSQEFLAPVDIISEIKNFCKAHFEKEPQTLGDIARAAYNGIVKKYQNTVEEIENLTGLKISTINMVGGGIRDKYLCELTAKFTQRDVVAGPVEATVLGNILMQLIALGEIKNLQEGRELLKKSVQFEYYKGR, translated from the coding sequence ATGAAAAGTATAAATTGCATCGGTGCTGATTTTGGTGCGTCAAACGGAAGGATTTTTGTTGGCAGGTTTGATGGGTCTGTTTTAGAGCTTTATGAGGTTCACAGGTTCGAAAACAATCCTGTGCGGCTTGGCAAAAGTCTTTTTTGGGATTTTCTTTACCTTTTTAACAATCTTAAGATTGGAATCTACAAAGCTAAAAAACAGTTTGGAACAATAGAAAGCATAGGAGTTGACACATGGGGTGTTGACTATGGTTTGGTGGACAAGTATGGAAATCTTATTTCAAATCCCTATCATTATCGTGACCTGAGAACAAAATCAGCTATTGAGGAAGTAGGAAACATTATACCCCTCAATCAGCTGTATAACACCACTGGTATTCAATTTATGAATTTCAACACCATTTTCCAGCTGTACATAGACTATAAAACAAGACCTGAAATGATGAAAAATGCTTCTTCGCTTTTGTTCATCCCGGATCTTTTTGCTTATTTTTTAACAGGAGAAAAGGTAAACGAATACACTATTGCTTCAACTTCTCAGCTTTTAGATGCCCACAAGAGAACATGGAGTTTTGAGATAATTGAAAAACTTGGGTTTGAAAAAGATTTGTTTAATGATATAATTTATCCAGGAAATATTTTAGGAAGACTTTCAAAGGAGATTCAAGAAGAGTTTGAGATAGAAGCCATACCTGTTATAGCAGTGGGGAGTCACGACACAGCTTCAGCTGTTGCGGCAGCGCCGTTTTCTGATGGAAAACAAACAGTTTATCTTAGCTGCGGTACATGGTCATTGATGGGTGTGGAGCTTGACAGACCTTTAATAAACGAGAAAACATTTGAGAAAAACTTTACAAATGAAGGCGGGGTTGAGAACAAAATAAGGTTTTTGAAAAACATCACCGGGCTCTGGATTATTCAACAACTAAAAAGCGCGTGGAGCAAAAAGTTCGAAGAGGTGAGTTATAATCTCATAAGTGAACTTGCACAAAAATCTGACGTTGATTATGCAATCGATCCTGATAGTCAAGAGTTTTTAGCACCTGTTGATATCATCTCGGAGATAAAGAACTTCTGCAAAGCACACTTTGAAAAAGAACCACAGACACTTGGCGACATTGCAAGAGCAGCTTACAATGGAATTGTCAAAAAATACCAAAACACAGTTGAGGAGATAGAAAACTTAACAGGGCTTAAGATTTCTACAATAAATATGGTTGGCGGTGGTATTAGAGATAAGTATCTTTGCGAGCTTACAGCAAAGTTTACGCAAAGAGATGTTGTAGCAGGACCTGTTGAGGCAACAGTACTTGGTAATATTCTCATGCAGCTCATAGCCCTGGGTGAGATTAAGAATTTGCAGGAAGGAAGAGAACTTCTCAAAAAAAGTGTACAGTTTGAATACTATAAAGGGAGGTAA
- a CDS encoding DeoR/GlpR family DNA-binding transcription regulator, with translation MLAIERRQKIMAMLNENKSVLVPELAKLFNVTEETIRRDLEKLEKEGLLKRTYGGAVLVENYNVDIPFEFRNVTNIEGKKQIALNLIKYIEDGDTLVMDSSTSALQVAKLLKTKKKITVITNSEQIINELKVFEDTIKVISTGGTLRNKSLSLVGPIAEQTLRSLNANKAIISCKGFDIEKGFTESNELEAQVKKLMIEIADKVYMIADHTKMNKTALVNIATLDDVDFIFTDKILPPSQENAIREKNVEIVYC, from the coding sequence GTGCTTGCGATTGAGCGAAGACAAAAGATTATGGCAATGCTGAACGAAAACAAGAGTGTGCTTGTTCCGGAGCTTGCAAAACTTTTCAATGTTACAGAAGAGACGATAAGACGTGACCTTGAAAAGCTTGAAAAAGAAGGTCTTTTGAAAAGGACATATGGTGGGGCAGTACTGGTTGAGAACTACAATGTTGATATTCCTTTTGAGTTCAGAAATGTCACAAATATTGAGGGTAAAAAGCAGATAGCATTGAATTTGATAAAGTACATTGAAGATGGCGATACTCTTGTGATGGACTCGAGTACATCTGCGCTTCAGGTTGCAAAGCTTTTAAAAACAAAAAAGAAAATAACTGTCATTACAAACTCAGAGCAGATAATCAATGAGCTGAAAGTTTTTGAAGATACAATAAAGGTTATTTCAACTGGTGGGACGCTGAGAAACAAGTCTTTGTCACTTGTTGGACCAATAGCTGAGCAGACTTTGCGGTCTTTAAATGCAAACAAAGCAATAATATCATGTAAAGGTTTTGATATTGAAAAGGGATTTACAGAATCAAACGAGCTTGAAGCTCAGGTCAAAAAGCTCATGATTGAGATAGCAGACAAGGTTTACATGATAGCTGACCACACAAAGATGAACAAGACGGCTTTAGTAAACATTGCCACACTTGACGATGTTGATTTTATCTTCACAGACAAGATCCTCCCGCCAAGTCAAGAAAATGCAATCAGGGAGAAAAATGTAGAGATTGTATATTGCTAA
- the aroA gene encoding 3-phosphoshikimate 1-carboxyvinyltransferase, giving the protein MNVKINGKRKINSNIIIPPDKSISHRSIMIGSLAKGVTEIENFLFSDDCLATINCFKNLGIDIEIRNDKIIVKGNNFNFVAPEKSLDCQNSGTTARLLLGILSTQEFESILTGDNSLKKRPMKRVTLPLSQMGAKFEFLEKEDFLPIRVKGNKNLKPIEYTLPIPSAQVKSALIFASLRAEGKSILKESPKSRDHTELMLKHAGANIKSWEEDGVYTVEILPSQLSSIKIKIPSDISSAAFFIVLALICENSSVVIENCILNPTRTGIIDVLKQMGADITIEDVENRNGELVGKIVARSSNLKGVKVDKNDIPRIIDEIPILAVAAAFAEGKTIIDNASELRVKESDRIKTTAQMLRSFGAECHELENGLEIIGSREKLKSAIVNSYKDHRIAMAASIMACAVEGESTILDADCASISFPNFYDILFSSTKKI; this is encoded by the coding sequence ATGAATGTTAAGATAAACGGAAAAAGAAAAATAAACTCAAATATAATTATCCCGCCTGACAAGTCAATATCCCACAGAAGTATCATGATTGGCAGTCTGGCAAAAGGTGTGACAGAGATAGAAAACTTTCTCTTTTCGGATGATTGCCTTGCAACCATCAATTGTTTTAAAAATCTTGGAATTGACATAGAAATTCGAAATGATAAAATAATCGTAAAAGGAAATAACTTCAATTTCGTTGCTCCGGAAAAGTCCTTAGACTGTCAAAATTCAGGAACAACCGCAAGACTTCTTCTTGGGATTTTATCCACCCAGGAATTTGAGTCTATTTTGACAGGTGACAACTCCCTTAAAAAAAGACCAATGAAAAGGGTTACTCTGCCTCTTTCTCAGATGGGTGCAAAGTTTGAATTTTTGGAAAAAGAAGATTTCCTGCCTATCAGGGTAAAAGGTAACAAGAATCTGAAACCTATTGAATATACCTTACCTATTCCAAGTGCACAGGTAAAATCTGCATTGATTTTTGCATCTTTAAGAGCCGAAGGTAAAAGTATTTTAAAAGAGAGTCCTAAATCAAGAGACCACACAGAACTGATGTTAAAACACGCAGGTGCAAATATAAAAAGCTGGGAAGAAGATGGGGTATATACAGTAGAGATACTACCAAGTCAACTTTCCAGCATAAAGATAAAAATTCCTTCTGACATATCATCTGCAGCTTTTTTTATTGTTCTTGCGCTAATATGTGAGAATAGCTCTGTGGTAATTGAAAACTGCATTTTAAACCCAACAAGAACAGGTATAATTGATGTTCTAAAACAAATGGGTGCTGATATTACTATCGAAGATGTAGAAAATAGAAATGGAGAGCTTGTGGGAAAAATAGTCGCAAGAAGCAGCAACCTAAAAGGTGTAAAAGTTGACAAAAACGATATTCCCCGCATCATAGACGAAATACCTATTTTGGCAGTTGCAGCAGCGTTTGCCGAAGGTAAAACTATAATCGATAACGCTTCAGAGCTAAGGGTAAAAGAGAGCGATAGAATAAAAACAACAGCTCAGATGCTTAGAAGTTTTGGTGCTGAGTGCCATGAACTTGAAAATGGACTTGAAATAATAGGCTCAAGGGAAAAACTCAAAAGTGCAATTGTAAATTCATATAAAGACCACAGAATAGCAATGGCTGCATCTATCATGGCGTGTGCAGTCGAAGGTGAGAGTACCATTTTGGATGCAGACTGTGCATCAATCTCTTTCCCGAACTTTTACGACATTCTTTTTTCGTCAACAAAAAAAATATAA
- a CDS encoding prephenate dehydrogenase, whose product MVRERILIAGLGLIGGSLAKAFNKCGYEIHAYDVNKTAVEKAIYEGIVKEKIENLDETEDEYAFTFICVPVLESIPILGKLASKIKNGIITDVGSTKTQICKYSIEHKIKNFIGGHPMAGTEKIGYEHSFDALFNGAYYFITPTEINRKEDIEKLKKLLQSIGCKVEEIDFELHDKITAVISHLPHVVSAGLVNMLNSSEIYCKFAGGGFKDITRISSSSPKMWADISVSNKNTLLELIESYIELLKNFKLSLQNQNYNEIYSYFEKAKLIRDKIVSDGK is encoded by the coding sequence ATGGTGAGAGAAAGGATACTCATAGCAGGACTTGGTCTTATTGGTGGTTCACTCGCAAAAGCGTTTAATAAATGCGGGTATGAAATCCACGCTTATGATGTAAATAAAACTGCAGTTGAAAAGGCTATTTATGAAGGCATTGTAAAAGAGAAGATTGAAAATTTAGATGAAACAGAAGATGAGTATGCCTTTACTTTTATATGTGTCCCTGTATTAGAAAGTATACCTATTCTTGGCAAATTAGCATCAAAAATTAAAAATGGAATTATAACAGATGTTGGAAGTACAAAAACTCAGATTTGCAAGTATTCTATCGAACATAAAATTAAAAATTTCATCGGTGGACATCCAATGGCAGGCACTGAAAAGATAGGTTATGAACATTCGTTTGATGCGCTCTTTAATGGTGCATACTATTTCATAACTCCAACCGAAATTAATAGAAAAGAGGATATTGAAAAGCTCAAGAAACTATTACAATCAATAGGATGTAAGGTCGAGGAGATTGATTTTGAACTTCATGACAAAATAACAGCTGTTATTTCACACCTTCCTCATGTTGTGTCTGCAGGACTTGTGAATATGTTAAACAGCAGCGAGATATATTGCAAATTTGCTGGAGGAGGATTTAAAGATATAACCCGTATCTCCTCCTCCAGTCCAAAAATGTGGGCAGATATATCAGTTTCAAACAAGAACACGTTGCTTGAACTTATTGAGTCTTACATTGAACTTCTTAAAAACTTTAAATTAAGTTTGCAAAACCAAAACTATAATGAAATTTATTCCTATTTTGAAAAAGCAAAATTAATTAGAGATAAGATTGTGAGTGATGGTAAATGA
- the aroF gene encoding 3-deoxy-7-phosphoheptulonate synthase, translated as MIIVMKKDCKESDIEEVVKLITSLGLRPHISQGVERTVIGVIGDERILSDVPVELLPGVDRIIPILESYKLASRTFKPEPTVIKIKDVEIGGDSITLIGGPCAIESYEQMFEVAEKIKRSGAKILRGGAYKPRTSPYSFQGLEEEGLKILKEAAQKYDLLVITEVISESAVDRAYDYVDIFQIGARNMQNFNLLKYVGRQDKPVLLKRGLAATIEEWLNAAEYILSEGNPNVILCERGIRTFETATRNTLDISSIPVIKEKSHLPIIVDPSHAAGKAKYVSALSKAAIAAGADGLMIEVHPNPQKALSDGPQSITPDEFDKLVKEITLIAKSIGKSV; from the coding sequence ATGATTATTGTAATGAAAAAGGACTGTAAAGAGTCAGATATTGAAGAGGTTGTAAAACTCATCACATCACTGGGCCTTAGACCCCACATTTCACAGGGCGTTGAAAGAACTGTGATTGGTGTTATTGGCGATGAGAGAATTCTGTCTGATGTCCCTGTTGAACTTTTACCAGGCGTTGATAGAATAATACCAATCCTTGAGAGCTACAAACTCGCAAGCAGAACCTTCAAACCCGAACCTACAGTTATAAAAATCAAAGATGTAGAGATTGGCGGAGACTCAATCACACTCATTGGTGGTCCTTGTGCAATTGAAAGTTATGAGCAGATGTTTGAAGTTGCAGAAAAGATTAAAAGAAGCGGCGCTAAAATCCTGCGTGGCGGAGCTTATAAGCCAAGAACATCTCCATATTCTTTTCAGGGTCTTGAAGAAGAAGGATTGAAAATCTTGAAAGAAGCTGCACAAAAGTATGACCTTTTAGTTATAACAGAGGTAATAAGCGAAAGTGCTGTTGACAGAGCGTATGATTATGTAGATATTTTCCAAATTGGTGCAAGAAATATGCAAAATTTTAATTTGCTAAAATATGTGGGAAGACAAGACAAACCAGTTCTTCTCAAAAGAGGCCTGGCGGCAACAATTGAAGAGTGGCTGAATGCTGCTGAATACATCTTGAGCGAAGGAAATCCAAATGTTATTTTGTGTGAAAGAGGAATAAGGACATTTGAGACAGCAACAAGAAACACTTTGGACATTTCATCAATTCCTGTGATAAAAGAAAAAAGCCACCTTCCGATAATAGTTGACCCGAGCCATGCAGCAGGAAAAGCAAAGTATGTTTCAGCACTTTCAAAAGCGGCAATTGCAGCAGGAGCTGATGGGCTTATGATTGAGGTCCATCCAAACCCGCAAAAGGCTCTCTCTGACGGTCCTCAGTCAATCACGCCCGATGAGTTTGACAAGCTTGTAAAAGAGATAACTTTAATAGCAAAATCAATTGGAAAGAGTGTATAG